DNA from Pelobacter propionicus DSM 2379:
AAGCTGATCGTTGCCCGGGCGCGCAAGATCCAGCGCTTTCTCTCCCAGCCGTTCTTCGTGGCCGAAGTCTTCACCGGCTCCCCGGGCAAGTACGTGGAGCTGAAGGACACCATCAAGGGTTTTCAGGAGATCGTTTCCGGCAAGCATGACCACCTCCCCGAGCAGGCCTTCTACATGGTCGGTTCCATCGAGGAGGCGGTGGAGAAGGCCGCCAAGCTGGCCGCGGTGTAGGGGGGACCATGCACGGGCACTCACACAGGGGGGTGCCCCTACGGAGATCAACGTATGGCTGAAAAGATGAAGCTTGAGATTATAACACCCTATGCCAAGGTGGTGGATGCCGAGGTGGACGAGGTCATGGCCACCGGTGCGTTGGGCGAATTCGGCGTGCTCCCGGACCATGCCCCTTTCCTGACATCGCTGAAGATCGGCGAGCTCTGCTACAAGAGCAACAGTGTGCTCTCCTGCATGGCGCTGAACTGGGGCTACTTCGAGATCCGTGAAAACAGGATTGTCATTCTGGTGGAGACCGCCGAGCATGCCCATGAGATCGACGTGGAGCGGGCCAGATCTGCCCAGACCCGCGCGGAGCAGGCGCTGAAGACACTGGGGCCGGAGGACAAGCAGTTCAAGGTCTACGAGGCGGCGCTGGAACGCGCCCTGATACGCATGCAGGTGGCAGGAAAGGCAACCAGAAAATAGTGAGGTTTTTTCATGGCATCACTCGTGTGCGCCCTGGCGCGAACTCACTACGCAGCGTCATTTCTTGATGAATAGTGAACGCAAAGAGCTCTTTCGCAGTCTGGCACAACTTTCCAGTATGGGGATATCGGTTGTTGCGGCAATTGCAATCGGTGTCTGGTTCGGACTGACGCTTGACGGCTGGCTCGGGACATCACCCTGGTTCTTTTATCTGTTTCTCTGTATAGGCATTGCAGCCGGCTTCAAGAATATCTATCTGATTGCCAGCAGAGAGGTTCGCCGCGACGATGATGCTACTGCATGAGGAACAGAGTGTCGGGCTTGTCGTCAAAGTAAGTGTGGCACTGCTTCTGCTCTTGTCTCTTTTTGGCCTGCTGTTTTTTTCCACCGAAACCGGACTGGGGGTCTTGGCTGGCGGCGCCATCGGGATAGCAAACTTCCTCTGGATGCACCGCATACTCCGGCGCATCCTGGCGACGCTCCCGAACAACCCGAACAGGCAGGCCATGGTCTGGCTGGTGCTGCGTCTGGTCGTATTGGCAGGTATCCTCTATCCGCTCGTGGTGTCGGGCTCTGTTTCTCTTGCAGGCCTGCTCACGGGGCTCTCCATCATAGTACTGAGCATAGGAAGCCTCTCGTTTCGTGCCGTCCTTACCGCGCGGGGCTAAGCCTGGCACGCAGTTTCCCTTTCCCTCTTTTTCGAATCATGACGACATGGTGTGTTTCGCCCATGATTTCAGGTGCCGGCGTCTGACTCAAGCCGGCTCTCCCCAACTGAACATGCTCCCCATGCAGTTGCCCTCTCTTTTTCCCCTTCCACAGGTCCTAACCATCCATGAACCTACATGTGCAGAGCTGAAGCGCACTGTTTCCGGTATGGCCGGAGCGTGAAGGCTCTCTGGCGGTGATGAGCTTCAACATCGTGGCTGCCCAATCCCTTGGGCGCCAGGGATTGGGATACATGCCCCCGGAGACTCGGCTGAAGCAGTCAGGCTAGCTGACCGCTTGGCCGCTCCCTTCCGCGCCGTGACGCTTGGCGTAATGGCCGGCGACGAGCATGGTAAGCAGGGAGGCGAGGGTCAGCAGTGCGAGGGAGGCAAAGAGCGGGCCGAAGCCGGAACAGGAGATGATCTGCCCCCCCAGGAACGGGCCGAGGAAGAAGCCTCCCTGCATCATAACGATCAGCAGGTTCTGGTTCAGGCCGCGCGCACGGGGAGCCGAGATGTCGAACATCACTGCCGCCTGCAGCGGCATGGATATGCCCCAGCCCAGTCCGCAGAGTCCGGCAAGGGTGAAGAACATCCGGCCGGACGGGGAGAGGGGCAGCAGGGCATAGCAGACAGCCACGGCCAGGAGTCCCGCGCCGCAGAAGAGAAGCTTGCTGTACCTGTCGAACAGCCATCCTCCCGCCACCCTGACCAGAATCATCGCCAGGGTGGCGATGGAGAAGAAGAGGCTGGGTTTGGCGATGCCCAGGCTGCTGCCGAACTGCTTCAGGTAGAAGAAGATGGCGGAGTAACCGCAGAAGAAGAGCAGCGCCGACACAAGCAGCAGGGATATTGCGGGTGAACTCAGGCTGTCGCGCATGCCGGACAGCCCCGGGGACGGCGCCCCCCCCGCCGTTGTTTCCTGCCCGGAACGGGGGAGTAGCAACCCAAGGAGCGGGATCAGCGCCGCTCCTCCTGCCAGGTTCAGCACGGTCCCGAAGGAGGAGGGGGGAAGGCGCGTGAAATCCAACAGCGGCGGTATGATGGCGTAGGGGACCAGCCGAATCAGGGAGACCCAGCCAAAGGCGCGGCCGCTCATCTCCGGGGGGATCAGTTGGACGACCATGGTAATCAGCGCGGTCAGGACGCAGATAAAGCCTGCCCCCTGCAGCAGGCGTGCGGTCACCAGGAGCGGCACCGAGTCGGACTGGCCGATCATGAACAGTGCCGTTGCCAGGACCAGCGAGCCACCGCACAGCCAGCGCCGCGCCGAACCGGGGTGTACCAGGGGCGCGATCAGCGGCTGGATGATCAGGGCCGCCAGGGCGTCGGCGCTGATGATGAAACCGGCGGTTGCCGGACTGATCCCCAGGTGCGCCAGATAGCCTGAGAAGGCGAAGAACAGCGCGGCAATGCCGGTCACCAGCGCGAACTGGAAATTGATCACCAGAAAGGCGGGCGTGAACAGGCCGGCTGGTTTAGGCATGGATTCCCTCCAGGAAACGGACCAGCAGGTTGGCGGCCACGGAACGGCGGTAGTCGGCGCTGCCGCGGATATCGTCCATGGGCGACACGCCTTCGCGCACCAGTGCCGCCGCTGACCGGATTGTGTCCCGGTCCAGGGGCGCGCCGGCCAGTTTCTCCTCCAGCCCGGGGAGCCTGACAACGGTGGGCGCCACGCTCCCCCAGGCAAAACGGGCCTCTTGCACGCAGCCGTCGGGGGAAAGCCTGAACATCCCGGCAAAACTGACCACGGCCACGGCCAAAGCACTGCGCAGACCGACCTTCTGGAAGGTCTGGTGGGGGAAGTCCTCCTCCCGGGGCAGCAGGATGCGGGTGATGACCTCGCCATGGCGCACCTGCGTCCTGCCCGGTCCGGCGACAAAGTCTCCCACGGACAGCCGGCGTGTCCCGTGCCGGGAGGCCAGCTCCAGTTCAGCGCCCAGCAGCTGCAGTGCCGGCAGGGAGTCCCCGGCCGGGGATGCGGTGCTGATGTTGCCCCCCAGGGTGGCCATGTTCCTGATCGCCGGGCCGCCGATGGTGCGGGCGGCCCGGACCAGCAGCTCTGCATGACCCAGGGCCAGCGGGTGGCTGATCAGGCGGGCCAGCGGCGTGGCGGCGCCGATGGAGATTTCCGTTCCCCTGTCATTGATGCCCTGGAGCTCCGGCAGGCCGGCAAGTAGCAGGAGGGGGCGCTGGTTCGGGACCGGCTCTTGGCGCAGCCTGACCAAAAGATCGGTGCCGCCGGCCATGACCATGGCCTGGGGAAAATGCTCCAGATGGGAGAAGAGCTCCTCCAGGGACGAGGGGGAAAGTACGATCCTCATTCTTGTTCCCCTCCGCCGATGTCCGTGGCGGCCCGCTCCACCGCATCCACGATTTTGACATACCCGGTGCAGCGGCAGAGGTTTCCGGAAAGCCCCTCCCTGATCCGCTCCCGCGTCGGCTGTGGCTCCTCACGCAGCAGGGCCAGGGCGGCCAGCTCCATGCCCGGGGTACAGAAGCCGCACTGCACCGCCCCCTCCTCCACGAAGGCCCGCTGAATAGCTCTCCCCACGGGGAGCAGCTCCAGCCCCTCCACGGTGGTGACCCGAGCCCCCTCCAGTTGGGCCACCAGCATCAGGCAGGAGAGGCGGCTTTCGTTATCCACCAGGATGGTGCAGGCGCCGCACTCGCCCGTGCCGCACCCCTCTTTGGTCCCGGTCAGCCCCAGGTCTTCGCGCAGCAGATCCACCACCCGCCGGTCTGCGGGGGCGTCGATCGCCATTGCCCGGCCGTTGAGGATGAACCGTATTGTTTCCCGTGCCTCATTCATGCTTGATGCTCCTCAAGCCATGTCTCGAATCGGGACAGGCATGGAAATTCATCGACGGAACAGACCCTGATGTGGGGGTACTCGCGCATCAGGAGCCGGGCCAGGTCCGTCCCGGGTCCCAGCTCAATCACGGTGTCGATGGCGGCCCGTGCCATGGCCGCCATGCAGAGGTCCCAGCGGACGGTGCTCGCGAGCTGGGCCGACAGTGCCTCCGCCACTCCCTCACGGCTCGTGATCCGCTGTCCGGACAGGCTGGACAGCAGCGGCACGGCGGGAGCCGCGCATTCTCCTTCCAGGATGAACCTGCGCAACGGTTCCACCGCCCCGGCCAGATGGCGGCTGTGGGAGGGAACAGCGACGGGAAGACGAACCAGGGACGGATTTGTCGGGGAAAAATGATCCAGCAGCCGGTGGACCGCGTCGTCGCGGCCGGACAGCACCACCTCGCCGCTGCCGCGGACGATTGCCGTGTCGATCCCCAGTGCTGCCATCATTGCATCGCGCCGCATCCGTCGTTCGGGGACGTCGTCATAACGCCATAGCATCATCGCCCCGCGGCCCGGCCGCAGCTGTGCCGTTGCCAGATCCATCAGGCGCGCCCGTTCCCGGATGATCCGGAGGGTTTCCCGCCGGTTCAGGGCGCCGGCGACGTAACAGGCCGCGACCTCGCCAAGGGAGTAGCCGGCCACCAGGGCCGGCTTCGGAAGCAGGTCGCGGATGGCGTCCCAGGTTGCCAGCTGATAGAGGGCGATGGTAAACTGGGCCCGGCTGTTGGCATAGATCTCGTCTTCTCCGAGGGAGCGCCACCAGGAGCACACATCCTGTCCCAGGAGATCGGAAGCCAGCTGCGACAGTTCGTTATGTCGCGGGTTGCCGAGAAGTTCATCCAGCATGCCGCTTCTCTGCCCGGCTTGGCCGGAACAGAGGAGGGCGATCTTCCCCGTGGTGCTCGTCATGCCGGTTTAGGCGGCGGCCAGGCGTTTGTCGATGAAGTCGATCATCTGCCCCAGGGTTGCCACCGAGTGGGCCTCTTCAGGAGAGAATTCCACGCCGAAGCTGTCCTCCGTCAGCACCAGCAGCTCGGCCAACGCCAGGGAGTCAAGGCGCAGATCGTTTCGCAGGTCAGCCTCGGGTTTCAGGTCCTCCGGGGCCAGCTTGCCCTTCCTCGTCTTCAGAATCAGTTCACAGATTTTCTCGCGTGTTGTCATGGTTCATCTCCTTTGGTGTGAATTTGGTCACTCCCGGGGGAGTGCCAGCGAAGCAATGCCGACCCCCAGCTGACTCCCGCCCCGAATCCGGTCAGCATCAGGTGGTCGCCATGCACTATCCGCCCCGTGCGGATGGTCTCGTCCAGGGCAATGGGGATCGAGGCGGAAGAGGTGTTTCCGATCCGCTCCAGGTTGACGACAAACCGCTCCAGCGGCAGGTCAAGCCGGCCGGCCGCGGCCTCGATGATGCGGCGGTTTGCCTGGTGGGGCACGAACAGGGCGATATCCGTTGGCGTCAATCCCCGCTTGTTCATGGCGCGCATGGCCGAATTGCCCAGGATGCGCATGGCGAAGACGAAAACCTGGTTCCCGTCCATGCGCACGTACTGCAACTGGTCGGCAAGGACTTCCGCCGAGAGCGGCAACCGGCTGCCGCCGGCCGGGACCATGATGGCCTCATGTTCGCTGCCGATGGTGCCCGCATCGGTCGCCAGCAAGCCGAATCCGTCGGGAACCGGCCCGATCACCGCCGCGCCGGCGCCGTCGCCGAACAGGATGACGCTGTCGCAGTCGTCCGGGTTGACGATGCGGGACAGCACCTCCGCGCCGATCAGCAGCACCTTGCGGCTGAATCCGCAGGTGACGGCATGACAGCCGACCACGAGCCCATACACGAAACCGGAGCAGGCGGCAGAAAGGTCGAAACAGATCGCGCCCGGAATCCCCAGGGCGCCCTGGACGAGCGCCGCCGTGGCCGGGGAGGGGTAATCGCCGGATATGGTGGAGACGATGACCATGCCGATCTCCTCCGGAAGGGTATCGGCGGCGGCCAGGGCCCGACGGGCGGCAACGATGGCCAGGTCGGAGCAGGCCTGATGCGGTGCGGCGATGTGGCGTTGGCGGATGCCGGTGCGCTCGAAGATCCACTCCGTGGTGATGCCGAAGCGGCTGGCGAGCTCTTCGTTGGTCAGCAGCTGTTCCGGCAGGCAGACACCGGTTCCCAGGATTCCAGCCCCCGTGGTCATCATACCCCTCCCGGTGCCGGGACTGATTCCCGGTCGTTGCGGATGAATTCCAAAAGCGCCCGTGCCCCGGCGCTGTACAGCCTGATCCCCTCGTAATCCGGCTCCCTGCCGAGGATCCGCTGCATCATGATACCGTCGGCGCCGAACCAGCGCGGAAACAGGCCGCCCAGAAAGAAGCCCCGTTGGCGCAAATCTTCCACGGCCCGGCCGATGGAGGGCAGGGCGGCGGAGATCACCACCTGGAGGCTGACCACTCCCCGCTGCGCGGCACGAAGCAGCAACTCGTCCAGGAACCCGGTCCAGTCGCCGCCGATGGAGCTGACGGCAACCCTCCACATGCCGGCGCCGGTGAACCAGGTGTCGTGACAAACGGTGGTCCCCGTTTCGGGCAGCGTCGCGCGGCCGTGGCGCGGGTTCCTGGGGCGCAGGCGGCCGAGGATGGCCTGGAGCGGCTCCTCGTACCGGTCCGGCAGATAACACTCCTCCTCCGGGTCGGACTGCTCGAAAAACTGCAGCAGGCAGGCCACCCGCTCCGACTCCGGCGCGTGCTCGCGGAACGCGGCCCCGTCCATCTGCTCCAGAGCCAGGGCGCAGTCCGCGAAGCCCGATTTGGCGCAGGCCAACTGGGTGAAAAAGTGGTGGCAGACCGACTCTCCGAAGATGCCGTCACTGCCGGAAGGGGGCAGGTGCTCCGGGCGCAGGAACTGTTGCAGCAGCGACCAGGCCAGATCGCCGTCGCCCCGGCCGGGGACCACCAGCAGGTTGCCCCCTTCCCACAGGCGCGGGTTAGGCGCGCTCGTATAGATGGCAACGTAGCCGGCCGGGAGCCCCTGGCCGTCGAAGGCCAGAAACGAGCTCAGTCTGCCGGCGGCGATTTCAGCCATGACCCCCGCTCCCTGATAGACGTATTTCACCGGATAGGTGTCGCCGTAAATCGAACGGAATACCTCCGCGACCGCATCGGCGCGGGATGCGTCAACCGGTAGTAAGGTATAGGGCGCAGGGCACATGGTCTGACTCCTTTCAGTGGGGTGGTGCTGCTCTTCTGCGGCGGTCCCGGTCTTGCGGGCGTCGGTTCGGTTTCTCCGCAACGGTTGCCGATTGTCGTTTCAGGTTCAGACGATGCCGCCATCCACGACCAGGGACTGGCCGGTGATGTAGGAAGCCCGCGCCGAGGCCAGGAACAGGACCGCCTCGGCCACTTCCTGGGGAGTGCCGCTGCGCCCCAGGGAGGTGGTGCGGACGATGCGTTGCAGCGCCTCCCCCTCCAGGTGCGCGGTCATGTCGGTACGTATCAGGCCGGCCACCACCGCGTTCACCCGGATCCCTAGCGGCCCCAGCTCGCGGGCCAGGGATTTGGTGAAGCTGATGGCGGCGCCCTTGGAGGCGGAGTAGGTGGTCTGGCCGGCCGTTCCCATGAGGGCGGATACGGATGAGACCGTTACGATGGCGCCCCGCTGTTGCCCCAGCATCTTTCTGGCGCCCCATTTGCCGCAGTGAAAGAGGGAGTTCAGGTTTGTCCGCATGACCTCCTCCCAATCCTGTTCGGCCATGGTGACCAGCAGCCCGTCTCTCAGGATGCCGGCGTTGTTGACCAGCACGTCGATGTGCCCCGTCTCTTTCGCGGCCGCATCCATGATGGCGCGGGCTCCTTCGGCCGTGCCCACGTCGGCCTTGATGGCGACCAGGGAGCCTGCCAGGCTCTCGGCCTCCTCCCAGGTAGCCCGTGCGGCCGCATCGTTGTTCAGGTACGCCGCAAACACCCGTGCGCCGTTGCGGGCAAAGGCCAGCGCAATGGCCCGTCCGATCCCGCGGGTGCCGCCGGTGACGACAACGGTCTGGTCCTTGAATTCCATGGCAAACTCCCTGCTGCTATTCATTCAGGCCGGAAAGGGCCGCCAGCACCTTCGACGGTGTCAGCGGGGCATGGTTGACACGGATCCCGCAGGCGTCGGCCAGGGCGTTGGCGATTGCCGGCAGCGGGCCGTTCATGGCCACCTCGCCGATGCCCTTCATGCCGAAGGGGCCGCTCTCCTCGTCGCCCTGGCAGGGGATGGAGACGATCTCCGGCACATCCTGGGCTCCCGGGATCAGATAGCTGCCCAGGTCGTCGCTCAGCACCATCCCCTGGCTGGTCACCAGATCCTCCATCAGGGCGTAGCCCAGACCCTGGGCCACGCCGCCATGGACCTGCTGGTCGAACATGGCCGGGTTGATGACTCCGCCGCCGTCGGTGGTCGCCAGATAGTCCATCACCCGGATCAGGCCGGTGGCCAGGTCCACCTGGATGCGGGCCAAGTGGGCGGCGTAGGCGAAGATCAGGTGGGGGAAGCCGATGAAGAAGCCGGTGGCCGTATCCGGCACATCCCGGCAGACCGGGGCCACGAACTGGTTGATGCAGACCCGGTCCTCGCGGGGCATGAAGCCGGCCAACTGCCGCAGGGGCACTTCCCGCTGGCTTGGGGGGTGGATCACCTTGCCGGGTGCCAGGCGCAGCTCGTCGTCGTTGTCGGTGAACAGCAGCAGCCCGGCCCGGTTGATCAGGCGTGCCTTGAGATCCTGACAGGCTTTGATCAGGGCATTGCCGAAGGTATAGGTGGTCCGGCCGGCGGATGAGGAACCGGAGGGGTAGGCGGTGAGGGTGTCCGGCTGGTGCAGCCGCAAGCTGGAGGCATCCTGTCCCAGGATCTGTCCCGCCATCTGCAGGAAGGCGGCCGAGTTTCCCTGTCCCATGTCCGAGACCCCGTTGTGCACCACGATCTCCCCCTCTGGGGAAAGTTCCACCTTGGCGATGGCCGCGTCGCGCACCTTGCCGCCGTAGCCGGCGGCGTTGAAGATGGCCGCCAGACCGACCCCGCGCCTGGTATGGGGAGGTGCCTGTCGTTTCCACTCCTCCCGCTCGTGCCAGAAGGGATGCTCCTCCAGCAGTTCCAGGCAGCCTGCAATGTTGGTGGATGTGTCCAGGCGCATGCCGGCGCAGTTTCTGTCCCCCCGGACCAGGGCGTTCTTGCGGCGGAGTTGCAGCGGGTCCATGGCCAGCTTTTCCGCCAGCAGGTCCATCATGGACTCGAAGGCGAAGCTGACCTGGCAGACGCCGAAGGCGCGCATGGCGCCGGCCACCGGGTTGTTGGTGAAGACGCATTTTCCCCTGATCAGCGTGTGGGGGATGCGGTAGGGGCCGCCGCTGTGCTCCATGCCCAGCTCCATCACCTCGCCCCCCAGGTGGGCGTAGGCGCCGGTGTCATAGATCAGGTCGCACTGCAGGGCGTGCAGGGTGCCGTCCTCCAAGGCGCCCATGCGGTAGCGCATCCTGCAGCCGTGGCGCCGGTAGCCGGCGGACAGGTTTTCCTCCCTGCTCCACTGCATTCTCACCGGCCTCCCTTCGCTGTGCAGGGCGGCCAGTGCCAGCAGGCACTGCACGGTGGCGCCGTCCTTGCCGCCGAAGCCACCCCCCAGGCTGGGGCTTGTGATGCGGATGCGCTGGAAAGGGATGCCCAGGGCATGGCCCACCTCGAAGCGGTCCCGGAAGGGGGACTGGGTGGAGACGGTCATGCTGATGCCGCCATCCGCTTCCAGCCTGGCGGTGCCGTTCTCCGTCTCCAGGAAAACATGGGCCTGCACCGGGGTGGAGAACTCTCCCTCCACCATCGCGGCGCACTCCCCCAGCGCCGTCTCGGCGTCGCCGGTGCGGATCTCGGCCGCCAGGAGCAGGTTGCTCGCCTGGTCCGGGTGCAGTTGGGGGGCGCCTTCGGCCAGTGCCTCGTCGGGGTCGAACAGCGCCGGAAGCGGCTGGATCTCGGCCCGCACCAGCGTGATGGCCCGGCGCAGGGCAGAGGCACTCTCGGCCAGCACCAGGGCGATGGCGTCTCCGCTGTAGCGGACCAGGTCGTCCACCAGCACCGGCGTGTCCTTATGGATGATGCCGTGGCGGTTCGGCCCGTCTATGTCCCTGGCGGTCAGCACCCTGAGCACGCCGGGCAGGGCCAGGGCCGCCGAAGCATCCAGCGACAGGAGCCTGCCGTGGGGGATGCCGGCCCGCACCGCCCCTGCCCAGACCAGGTTGTCGGGGTAGATGTCGGCGGAGAACAGCTCCCGACCCCTGGCCTTGGCAGGGGCGTCGCCGCGGATCTCCGGCCGGCCTATTTCCAGTTGTCGTTCATCCATGGTCATGACGTTCTACCCCGCGAGCGGATCGCCGCGATCTCAGCGCCCAGAGCCTGGGCAAAGCGGGTCATGACCTCCATCTCCTTGAGGGTGACGCGGATCCAGCCGGGGTAGCGGAACCCGGTCATGGAGCGGACCATCATCCCCCGCTTCATCAGGCGGCGGTACATGAGCATGTCGTTGATTGGCACCCTGATCATCAGGTAGTTGCCTTCTCCGATGACGGTTTCCAGGCCCAGGTCGTCGCACGCCGTGCGCAGATAGGCCCTGGACTCCCGAACCAGGGCGCGGGTCGCGGCGATATGTCCCCCATCGTCGGAAAGTGCCGCCAGGGCGGCCCGCTGGGCCTGCACGTTTACCGAATAGACCACGCTGGTGCGTCGGACCACCTCCACCACCCGGTCGCTCCCTACCAGATAGCCGGTGCGCAGACCGGCCAGGGCGTACATCTTGGAGAAGGTGCGGAATACCACCAGGTTGGGGAAGCGCTCCATCAGGCTGACCCCGTCCGGGTACTCTTCATCCTCCACGAATTCGCGGTAGGCCTCGTCCACCACCACGATCCGCTCGCTTCCCACCCTTTCCAGGAAGTCGGTCAGCAGCTGCCCTGTCCAGTAGCTGCCGGTGGGGTTGTTGGGGTTGCAGACAAAGATGATCTTGGTGCGGTTGTCGATCCTGTCCAGCATCCCCTGGGGATCGAAGGCGTGATCGCGGAGCGGAACCAGGTGCGCCTGGATGCCGGAGAACTCCGCCACCCATTCGTAGACGGCAAAGGTCTTGTCTGCGGTGACGATGTTGTCGCCCGGCTGGCAGAAGGCCTTGATCACCGACGAGATAACCTCGCAGGAACCGTTGCCCACCAGGATGCGCTCGGGGGAGATGCCCAGGCGGTTCCCCAGAGCCTCGCGCAGCTCGAATGAGTCGCCGCTGGGGTAGACGGCGGCCAGCTCCGGGGGGAAGGAGGCGATCTCGCGGCTTGCCGCCGGGGGAGGACCCAGGGGGTTTTCGTTGTTGTTCAGGCGATAGAGCAGGGGGGCGCCGTACTCACGCATCAGCAGGTGGTCGGGCCTGCTGGGGACGTAGGCCTGGAAACAGCGAACATAGTCGGGGACCAGGGTGTCCAGGTTCATGGCTGCCCGTTCCCGCCGGAATGGTCGTACACCACCAGGTCGCCCTGGCCCGCGTCCGGCACCAGCAGGCGCGGCACAAAGCCGGTCTGCTCCAGGGCATCGGCGAAGGCGGTGTCCTCGCTGCGTCCGCTGTTTATTTCGACGATGAAGTTGCCGATCCCCTCCTCACCCAGGAGCTGCAGATGGGCGGACAGGTTGTCGGCCATGTCCCGGCCGGCGCAGAGGGGGCGAATGATAGCCAGGGAGCGGGGGCAGTCCAGTTCCACCGCCAGCACCGAGGCGTCGCGCAAACGGTTGAGGCTGCCGCCCGTTTCCCGTATCTGACGGGGGAGGCAGAGCCGGTCGTACTGCTCGGCCAGGAAGGCGCCCAGGGTCCCGCCGCAGTAGACCACCCCGCCGCTCTCCTCCCTCAGCTGGCGGTAGTAGTAGGTGCAGTGGCTGGCGTCTCCGCTGGAGCCGGCCATCTCCAGGTCCCCCAGGAAATCGAAGAAACGCTCGTGGTCCGGCAGCGGCCCCTGGCGCCGCAGCAACCCCCGCGAGCGGGAGTGGGAGATGCGTCCGAAGGCCTCGTCCATCAGCATGGTCAGGGTGCGGTCTTCCGGGTCGCAGGTGAACAGGTAGGGACCGAACAGTTCTGTGCAGGTTTCCGTCAGCGGCCGCCAGAGTACGCCGCCGACGATCCAGTCGTTACTCATTGCCAAAAGCGCGTTTAAGTGGCCGGCCGCCAGCATGTCGGCCGCCATGCCCGGGCGGGCCAGGAAGAGGGGGGTGAACGGGGAGGCGGAGGCGGTCACCATGGCGGCGAAATGCCGCAGGTCGTCTGCCGTGGGGGAGCTCAGGCGGACCGTGCCGATAAGATCGGCAGGCGGGAGTTCCGCGGCGCCGACTGCCGGGTAGTCCCGGTCGCGGGTCATGCGGATCGCCACCCGTTCGTTGCCGCCAAAGTCCAGGCGCAGGCTGGATACGCTGCGGGCGGCGATCATCGGCCCCAGCATGTCCAGCGATTCCTCGCTGTCATGGCTAACCCGCCAGGTCAGGTTGAAGGCGCGCATGTCCGGGTTGGCGGTGGCGAAGGAGAGGGTGAGGCACAGGCGGTAGCCCTGGTCCTCCAGTTCGATCTCAGCCGTGGAATCCGCGGCTGCCCGGCGGCTGTAGAAGGAGAACAGTTCCTCCACCGCCAGCACCAGCCCGGTGGCTTCCCGGTCGCCATAACCGAAGCCATGCGCCCCGCGCTCGGCGAATTCCATGGCCAGGGGGAGGAAGGGGGCGCTGAAGGGGATGCGGATTGTGGCGCTCTTCTGCCTGCTTGTCTGCTGTTGCATGGATGAGCCTCTCAAATGTTCAGGCGCCTCATAGTTCCTTCCGCCCATGGTCCCGCCTGACCAGCTCCAGCAGGCTGCGGCCACGGCTGGAGTGGACCTTCATGCCGTCGAAGTCCGGATCCACGAAGTGCTTCTGCAGCAGCAGGCCGTCACTGCCGAACCAGGCGGGGAGCAGGCCGCCGAAGCGATAGCCCTGGCTCCGCAGCAGCTCCACGATCCCCCCG
Protein-coding regions in this window:
- the hisC gene encoding histidinol-phosphate transaminase — translated: MNLDTLVPDYVRCFQAYVPSRPDHLLMREYGAPLLYRLNNNENPLGPPPAASREIASFPPELAAVYPSGDSFELREALGNRLGISPERILVGNGSCEVISSVIKAFCQPGDNIVTADKTFAVYEWVAEFSGIQAHLVPLRDHAFDPQGMLDRIDNRTKIIFVCNPNNPTGSYWTGQLLTDFLERVGSERIVVVDEAYREFVEDEEYPDGVSLMERFPNLVVFRTFSKMYALAGLRTGYLVGSDRVVEVVRRTSVVYSVNVQAQRAALAALSDDGGHIAATRALVRESRAYLRTACDDLGLETVIGEGNYLMIRVPINDMLMYRRLMKRGMMVRSMTGFRYPGWIRVTLKEMEVMTRFAQALGAEIAAIRSRGRTS
- a CDS encoding xanthine dehydrogenase family protein molybdopterin-binding subunit encodes the protein MTMDERQLEIGRPEIRGDAPAKARGRELFSADIYPDNLVWAGAVRAGIPHGRLLSLDASAALALPGVLRVLTARDIDGPNRHGIIHKDTPVLVDDLVRYSGDAIALVLAESASALRRAITLVRAEIQPLPALFDPDEALAEGAPQLHPDQASNLLLAAEIRTGDAETALGECAAMVEGEFSTPVQAHVFLETENGTARLEADGGISMTVSTQSPFRDRFEVGHALGIPFQRIRITSPSLGGGFGGKDGATVQCLLALAALHSEGRPVRMQWSREENLSAGYRRHGCRMRYRMGALEDGTLHALQCDLIYDTGAYAHLGGEVMELGMEHSGGPYRIPHTLIRGKCVFTNNPVAGAMRAFGVCQVSFAFESMMDLLAEKLAMDPLQLRRKNALVRGDRNCAGMRLDTSTNIAGCLELLEEHPFWHEREEWKRQAPPHTRRGVGLAAIFNAAGYGGKVRDAAIAKVELSPEGEIVVHNGVSDMGQGNSAAFLQMAGQILGQDASSLRLHQPDTLTAYPSGSSSAGRTTYTFGNALIKACQDLKARLINRAGLLLFTDNDDELRLAPGKVIHPPSQREVPLRQLAGFMPREDRVCINQFVAPVCRDVPDTATGFFIGFPHLIFAYAAHLARIQVDLATGLIRVMDYLATTDGGGVINPAMFDQQVHGGVAQGLGYALMEDLVTSQGMVLSDDLGSYLIPGAQDVPEIVSIPCQGDEESGPFGMKGIGEVAMNGPLPAIANALADACGIRVNHAPLTPSKVLAALSGLNE